One window from the genome of Engraulis encrasicolus isolate BLACKSEA-1 chromosome 16, IST_EnEncr_1.0, whole genome shotgun sequence encodes:
- the serping1 gene encoding plasma protease C1 inhibitor — MKLEEKRRMSHSGMLAHISLLFLMKFAFALSTDVIVPEGCGLILNCVDANNDMATFKWTFRSRASVSESQVGTKPAFEKQNIQISDEGEYECVTENKDIDNRRVRMSRAYNVSVDTKINIKAWGVITVTEGKVANLPCSPPLSATLTKKDVWARDTKERALEPLQPLTQDKNDDEPSHGVYWARPNEDLSINIFDTKMQDSGMYHCQFEGGKYMVELIVEAPPLPRCFGHTGAWEQCEDDKSRTAAAVMSESLTDFATKLYSHLRRAIPKENILYSPVSIAGVLSHLLLGARNETRTLMEDALCLPRGFSCSHKAMKVLREETQGSLDMASHIFYSAEQNLSEAFINQSMEFYEAAPTTLSDDVEKNLDMINSWVAQKTRNKIPKLLDSVDPLDQLILINAVYFVGKWKLKFDGNSRPASFTTLDGDMVTVPTLYGAKYKLSMQFFSSLNAQVAAFPLTGKNRLFILLPLTTSLKALQAVEERLTDTELTKMAKDMSKVTPLTAEVTLPKLKLDIETDMNRLIGDIGLGGLSTDPNLCGLFPEQADLPVALSDAHHRASLTLSEIGVEAAAATSLSFARSFPSFSAMQPFILVLWSDQANCPLFMGRVTRP, encoded by the exons ATGAAACTGGAGGAGAAAAGACGT ATGAGTCACTCGGGGATGCTGGCCCACATCTCTCTCCTGTTCCTGATGAAG TTTGCATTCGCCCTCTCCACTGATGTGATTGTCCCTGAAGGATGTGGCCTTATCCTCAACTGTGTTGATGCCAACAATGACATGGCCACTTTCAAATGGACCTTTAGGTCCAGGGCTTCAGTGTCAGAATCTCAAGTAGGAACAAAACCAGCATTCGAAAAGCAAAATATCCAGATATCTGATGAGGGGGAGTATGAGTGTGTAACTGAAAATAAAGACATTGATAATCGTCGAGTAAGAATGAGCAGAGCTTACAACGTGAGCGTGG ATACCAAAATCAACATCAAAGCGTGGGGAGTCATTACAGTGACTGAAGGAAAAGTTGCGAACCTCCCCTGCTCACCTCCCTTGAGTGCAACCTTGACAAAAAAGGATGTCTGGGCCAGGGACACAAAAGAGAGAGCTCTGGAGCCTCTACAGCCTTTGACTCAAGATAAGAATGATGATGAGCCATCGCACGGAGTATATTGGGCCAGACCCAATGAAGATTTGTCTATAAACATATTTGACACCAAAATGCAAGACAGTGGCATGTACCACTGCCAGTTCGAAGGTGGAAAGTATATGGTGGAACTGATAGTCGAAG CTCCACCACTTCCTCGCTGCTTTGGCCACACTGGTGCATGGGAACAGTGTGAGGATGACAAAAGTCGAACAGCAGCAGCCGTGATGAGTGAATCTCTGACTGACTTCGCCACCAAGCTCTACTCCCATCTCCGTAGAGCTATTCCCAAAGAGAACATACTGTATTCACCTGTCAGCATTGCTGGAGTGCTCTCTCATCTGCTATTGG gtgctcGTAATGAGACAAGGACACTGATGGAGGATGCCCTGTGTCTCCCTCGAGGTTTCTCATGTTCACACAAGGCCATGAAAGTTCTGAGGGAGGAAACCCAGGGGTCTTTGGATATGGCCTCCCATATCTTCTACAGTGCAG AGCAAAATTTGAGTGAGGCTTTCATCAACCAGTCCATGGAGTTCTATGAGGCTGCACCAACAACACTAAGTGACGATGTTGAAAAAAATCTTGACATGATCAACAGCTGGGTGGCACAGAAGACAAGAAATAAAATCCCCAAATTACTCGACTCAGTAGATCCCTTAGATCAGCTGATCTTAATCAATGCGGTATACTTTGTTG GAAAATGGAAGTTGAAGTTTGACGGAAACAGTCGTCCTGCCAGTTTCACCACATTAGACGGAGACATGGTCACTGTCCCAACTCTTTATGGAGCCAAGTATAAACTTTCTATGCAGTTCTTCAGTAGCCTCAATGCCCAG GTGGCAGCATTTCCTCTCACTGGCAAAAACCGTCTCTTCATCCTGCTGCCGCTCACCACCTCCCTAAAGGCCCTGCAGGCTGTGGAGGAGAGGCTGACGGACACAGAGTTGACAAAAATGGCCAAGGACATGAGCAAGGTCACCCCGCTTACTGCAGAGGTCACCCTGCCGAAACTCAAACTGGACATTGAGACAGACATGAATAGACTCATTGGGGACATAG GACTCGGAGGGCTCTCCACTGACCCCAACTTGTGCGGGCTCTTCCCCGAGCAGGCAGACTTACCCGTGGCTCTCTCAGATGCCCACCACCGGGCCTCACTGACACTGTCCGAGATCGGcgtggaggcagcagcagccaccTCCCTCTCCTTCGCCCGctcctttccctccttctctgccATGCAGCCCTTCATCTTGGTGCTGTGGAGCGACCAGGCCAACTGCCCCCTCTTCATGGGCAGGGTGACTCGCCCATAG